GCGCGGGAACAATGTCTGGATCGTCTTCGACCGGCGTGCCCCGATCAATCTGGTTCCGCTGCGCCAACAGGGGGAGCCGCTGATCGAGCGTATCGACCAATTGGAGGTCGCGGGCTCTACCGTCTTGCGGTTACGGACCAGACCGGGCGTCAATCCTTTCGCCAAACGCGATGGGTATGACTGGGTATTCGATTTCCGGAAGGCCCCCATCGCGCCGCATCATCAAATCCTGATCCAGGCCCAGGCAGATGCAACGGTCGGCCCGCAGCTTCTGTTCCCCGTGGCAGAACCGGGGTCGATTATCAATCTCTACGATCCGGATGTTGGAGATACACTGCGTATCGCGACATACAAGGACCCGGGATACGGTGTTACGGGCGAGAGGACCTATCCGGAATTTGCCATTTTGCCGTCAGCGCAGGGGCTCGTCATCCAGACCCTGTCCGATAAAGTTCTTTTTGACCGTGATCTGAACGGCTTTGAGCTGTCCAGCCCCGAAGGCCTGCATATTTCGGCTGTATCGCCGGAAATGCCGGTTTCAACAGGGGCGAAGCTTTCCTCCAAACGGCTGTTCGACTTCAAGAATTGGGCCCAGGGCGGCTTGGGCGACTATTACGATGCGGAACAGCGGCTTTTCAGGGCGGTCACAGAGGTTCCGGCGGAAAAGAAAACCGATGCCCGGCTGGACCTGGCCCGCTTCTATGCGGCCCGTGGGCGCGGGGCAGAGGCTGTCGGGGTTATCCGTACGGTTGAGATGAATGATCCCGATGTGGCGGCGCGTCCCGATTTTCGGGCGCTGAGAGGCGTGTCTCATTTCCTGAACCGGGAATATGAAAAGGCGCGGCGTGATTTCGATGATCCCCGGCTGGACGGATTTTCGGAGATCGCCATATGGCGTGGCGCAACCTTGGCGAAACTGGACGAATGGAACGAATCTGCACGACAGTTCCGTGCCGGTGATTCATTGTTGCGTGAGTACCCCTATCCGTTGTTGGGCCGTCTCGGCCTTGAGCGGGTAGAGGCGGCCCTTGCGACCCGCGATCTGCAAACTGCGGAAAACTGGATGGCCTATCTGGACAAGAAGCCGGAGGACTTGCGCCGCGGAGAGTTGGCGACATTGCGTTATGATCAGGCGCGGGTTGACCTTACCAATAAGGATGTAGAGGGGGCGCGCGACATCTGGAATGAACTGGCGCATGGGGACGACCGGCGCACTGCGGTGCGGGCGGAATATGCGTTGATCAATCTGGGCTTGAAGCAGGGCGACCTTACAGTCGATGAGGCGGTGAAGCGGTTGGAGAAACTTCGCTTCAAATGGCGTGGGGATGACTTTGAACTGGGTGTCCTGCGTCGGTTGGGTGAGCTTCATATTGCCAACAATGATTATATGAGCGGCCTGGAAATTATGCGCATGGCCGTTACCTATTTCCCCAACAAGCCGGAAGCGCAGAAACTGGCAGAGCGGATGGTGGATATCTTCCGCAGTCTCTATCTGGACGGCAAGGCCGACAAGTTACCGCCTTTGCGCGCCTTGGCTATTTATGACGAATTCCGTGAGTTGACGCCGTCGGGTGCCGATGGTGACCGGATGGTGGAACTTCTTGCGGACCGCCTGATTGCCGTCGACCTGCTCGACCGGGCCACCACGTTGCTGGATCATCAGGTGAAGTTCCGCCTGACCGGCGAGGAAAAAGCCCGTGTTGGCGCAAAACTCGCGCTGATCCAATTGCTGGACGGTAAGTCGGAGGACGCGATCACAACGCTTCGCCAGACCAACTTCCCGCAATTGCCGCGTGACCTGCAGGATGACCGTCGCCGCCTGTTGGCAAAGGCCTATTTCGAGACGGGCAATAAGGACGAGGCGATCAAGCTGCTGGCAGGGGATATAAGCCAGGAGGCTGATATGCTGCGCCGGGACATCTATTGGTCGGATGAAAACTGGGCGGAAGTGGCAAAGGTCCTGCAACGTCTGGCCGGTGACCCTCCCGATGATCCGGTGGTTGGCGTTCCCGACGACAAGGCGCGCTATGTCCTGAACTGGGCGGTTGCATTGCGTCTGAATAACGATGAAGACGGTCTGAAGCTGTTGGATGAGCTCTTTGGCAAGGCCATGCAATACAGCTCGCTTGCCAGTACCTATCAATTTGTGGCGAAGCCCATAGACAACGGATCAAGCGCCAAGCTGCAGGATACGATCCAGCAACTCGCCGACAGTGATCTGTTCAACGCCTTCATGAATAACTATCGGGACAAGCTGCTTAAAGAACCCGGCAAGGCCGCAGGGCAGAGTTAGGCAGAAACCGCGTCAAAAGAGAAGCTAAATGACAGGGTCGACAATGATTGTCGGCCCTTTTTCTATACTGGATTAAAGCTTTTCACGAGGCTGCCCACGACCAGATACCATCCGTCCACGAGCACAAAGAAGATGAGCTTGAACGGTAGGGAAATCATGACGGGTGGCAACATCATCATCCCCATGGACATCAGAACGGATGCGATCACCATGTCGATGATCAGGAATGGAATGAATAGCAGGAAGCCGATTTCAAAAGCGCGCTTGAGTTCGGAGATCATGAATGCCGGAATAAGCGCGCGCAGGGGCGTCTGGCTGGGGTCTTCGACCGCATCAATCTGACCTACATCCATGAAAAGCTGCAGGTCATGCGGGCGTACATGGCGCATCATGAATGCATGCAGCGGCGCCATCGTCCGGTCGAAGGCCTCTTCCTCGGTGATCTGTTCTTCTATGAGCGGTGCAATCCCGTCGTTGTAGGACTGTTGCAACGTGGGCTGCATGATGAAGAAGGTCATGAACAGCGCAAGGCTGATGAGGACGGCATTTGGAGGCGACTGCTGGGCCCCCAGCGCCGTCCGCAGCAGCGACAGTACGATGACGATCCGCGTGAAGGATGTGACCATAACCATCGCCGACGGGGCCAGGGACAGGACCGTCAGCAGGGCGACAAGCTGAACCAGACGGCCGGTGACTGTGCCGCCTTCGCCGATATCAATGTTGATTGACTGCGCCTCTGCTGGCAGCCCCCAGAACAGCAGGGCGAGGGGAAACGCCAGGGCAACAGCCGCCAGCGCAAAGCGCTTCAGTTCCTGTAAAAGGATGCGGCTTTTTGCCTGCCGCGTATTTGACGCCTTCATGTTCACCCCTTGTCAGGCCCCTGACCGCCTTTGCCATCCCGCTTCGCGGTTATGCCGCCAAGCAGATGTTGAAACCGGGATGCCGGCGTCGGCCTGTCGGTCTGTGGTCCCTGATTGTCCTGGGTAATTTTCTCTATGGCGTCACGAGCGTCAATACCGCTTTCGACGACGACTGCTCCCTGCGGTCCTAACAGGAGGAGATGTTCTTTTCCGTCGCGCCGGACCAGCACCAGGCGGTGTCTGGCGTCTATGGCAAGGGCTTCCCGGATGGACAGGCGTCTTATGCCGCCGGGGCCGCCACCAAAAGCCAGGCCGCCGCCGTAGCGCTTGAACAAAAGCGCCAGCAGGCCGATCAATCCGACAACAAAAACGAGAGCCAGGACAAAGCGAAGTAAATCGCCGACACCGATTACGTCAGTCATGACCGGGCGTCCTCAAGCCTGATGAACCATGCAAAGCGTTTAGTCCTGTGGGTTTTCTTCTTCTTTCAAACGTCGCTCGATCTCCTGCAACTCGGCGGAGAAGCGTTGCAGGTCTTCCCGGAGTTCTTCCATGAGCGGGCGAACAGCGACGGCATCCTCTTCATCCAGTGCTGTTGCCTGGGCGCAAATTTCCGTAATGCGCTCACCGATATTGTCCAGTTGACCCGTTTTGCCCTGGCTCAGATCTATGCGCGTATTTTCAATTTCCTGGATCATGTCACGGAGGCCTTGTTCGACTTCTTCACGGGTCATCATTTACTCCTAATGTGCATCAAATGCAGTTGTCGCCTAGCGGCCTGTTTTGGGAGATATCTAGTCTCCGCCAAGCTTTTTACCGTTTGCCGCATAGACGTATCGAAGGATTTCCGCGACGGCGATAAAGGCTTCTACAGGGATTTCATCTCCGATCTCCGTTGCGGCCAATATCTGGACCAGATCAGCATCCTTGTGAACGGGAATGCCATGCGCTTCGGCTTCTGCCAAAATCCGTTCCGCCAACGCACCCTTGCCAGAGGCGAGAATGGAAGGCGCCCGCTCCTTGTCTGACGGATCATACGAAAGCGCGACTGCAACGGAATCATCCTTTTCCGATTCGGAGGGCGGCGCAACCTCGGAAGGCTTTTCCGAACCCAAAAAGGATTCAAGGTTATCGCCGTTCTTGGATGGGGGGGAGGCTGGCATGATGGTTGGTCTTCTCCTTGTCTCTGTCAAAGCATAACAGCAAATGAGTCATTTCAGAAAGATATAGATTGGCCCGCTTCTTGCTTGCCTGAATTGGCGGAGAGAAGTTTCCGGGGGTGAGAGCCCGGATCGAGTGAAGGAGAGAGGAATATGTCGCTACAGTCCAGCCCGCTCTACAGTATGCTTGGAGACAAGATGAACTGGTTGACGGAGCGTCAACGGGTTATCTCCCAGAACATCGCCAATTCGGACACGCCCGGTTACCGGGCTAAAGAAATTGCCGACCTGGACTTTTCCAAGTCTCTGCGGGCTGCAAATCATTCCCTGGCTCTTGAGCGGACTGATGGCGGCCACATTCCTTCACCGAAAGAACGTGAAGACTTCCGGGTGTCCCGGCAGGGCCGCCCTTATGAGGTTTCACCGTCCGGCAACGCGGTGATCCTGGAAGAGCAGATGATGAAAATGAACGAAACGACGGCGGATTATAATCTCGCAACGTCCTTGTTCAAAAAATATCAGGGTCTTTACCAGATCGCCCTGGGCAGCGGCCGTTAAGAGGAGAGAAGATTATGGATGATTTGAAAACAGCTTTCTTCGTCGCAGGTTCCGGAATGCGGGCACAGGGTACCCGTCTGCGTGTCATCTCTGAAAACGTCGCCAACAAGGATTCCACAGCGAACGAACCGGGCGGGGACCCGTATCGTCGCAAGGTTGTGACTTTCCAGAACATTCTGGACCGTGAGATCGACGCCAATACCGTGCATGTCCGGCGAATCGGAGAGGACCTTTCCCCCTTCCAACTGCAATATGATCCGTCCCACCCGGCTGCCGATGCAAATGGTTATGTAAAGCGCCCGAATGTTAACAGCATGCTGGAAATGACCGATATGCGTGAGGCCCAGCGTTCCTATGAAGCGAACCTGAGCGTGATCGAAGCCACGAAAACGATGGTTACGAACACGATAGATTTGCTGAAATAGGGCGAGGGAGGCTATACTGACGCCCAGGTAACGAACGGATCGGACCGCAGGCAACAATTGCCGGTCCGGTCGCGCGGAGGGACGAATAATGGCAGTTAATCCGGCAGATGCAGCAGCGGCCTATCGCGCCAATGCCCTGAAGGCTGTCAAAGGCATGGATGGCGGCGACGATGCCAAGACCCAGCCCTCAAGCGCCTTCATGGATATGGTCAAAGGGGCGCTTCACGAGACGATTGATGCGAACCGGGAAGCCGAGAAAGTGAGCATGGATGCCGTCGCCGGACGCGCCGACATGACCGATGTTGTCACGGCTGTTGCCCATGCAGAAAATACCCTGCGCACGGTTGTGACCGTCAGGGACAGGATCATTTCCGCCTATCAGGAAATCCTGCGTATGCCGATTTAATCGCAATGATGCAGCAGGCATCGCAAACGATCCTCTCAGCCAATCACGCATGCAATAGCCGGACATGAACGAACAGGAAATCCTCGATTTCGCAAGGGAAGCGATCTTCACATTGTTGAAGCTCGGGGTGCCGGTCATGCTGACCGGTCTGGCGGTGGGCCTCGTTGTGGCTGTATTTCAGGCTCTTACCCAAATTCAGGAAATGACGCTCACCTTTGTCCCGAAAATCATTGTGGTTTTCCTCTCCCTGCTTGTGTTGATGCCCTGGATGCTGGGAACGATGAGCGATTTCATGGCGCTGATCGTCGACAAGATTGTCAACATCCAGTAACCGCCATGTCCTGACCTGTTTTGGACGCTGACAACAGGGCTGAATCGGGGCAAAGTCTAAGGCATGCATTTTTATTCGGAACTGGTCCCTCTCGAATTCTTTAAATTCGCCCTTGTGTTCTGCCGCATCGGGGCCTTCCTGATGATTATGCCTACGATTGGCGAAAGCTACATCAGCCCACGCGTACGGTTGCTTTTTTCGCTGATGATGACGCTTGTGGTGACGCCGGTTCTGGCGAAAAACCTGCCGGAAATGCCGGTTACGATTGCCGGGCTGGCGGTTCTGGTTGGAATTGAAATTCTGATCGGTCTGTTCCTGGCCCAGATCATGCGCATTCTGACGACGGCATTGTCGACGGCGGGGACGGTGATCGCCTTTGTCACGGGGTTTTCCAATGCGATGCTGTTCAACCCGCTGATCAGCAGCCAGGGGTCTCTGCATTCGGTGCTGTTGTCGATGCTGGGGTCGGTTCTAATTCTGGCAACCGATATGCATCACCTGATGCTGCGGGCGATAATCGACAGCTATCAGCTTTTTGCTCCGGGCGTGATGCCGGTTGTCGGCGATATGGCAGACACGATTGCCAAGACTGTGGCGAAAAGCTTCCTGATGGGCATGCAACTGGCTTCTCCCTTTCTGTTGCTGTCTATTATGTATAACGTGCTTCTGGGATTGCTGGCGCGGTTGATGCCACAGCTTCAGGTCTTCTTTATTGGTCTGCCTTTGCAGATTATGATGGGGGTTACAGCCCTCGCCATTGGTATTTCAGGGCTGATGATCTGGTTCCTGCGTTACTTTGCAGAGGGCATTTCGCCCTTCCTGTCGATAGGGTAAGCGATGTCGGATTCGGATAGTTCAGATAAGACAGAAGAACCAACATCCAAAAGGTTGTCGGACGCGCGAAAAAAGGGGCAGGTCCCCATGAGCCGCGAGTTGAATACCTGGATGATGCTGTTTGGCGTCGCCATCATTCTGGCGATGATGGCGCCCGGGGTGATGAATGACCTGAAGGTTCTGCTGCGAAATCATATCGAAATGTCCTATCAACTTTCTTTGGGGCCATCGGAGATCGGCTCCTATCTGGTCGGTATGCTGGTGGCCTTGTTGAAGATACTGGCCGGACCCTTCCTTCTTCTGGTCATATTCGCCCTGTTCTCAGGCATGAGCCAGAACGGGATTTTGTTTGCAACGGAACAACTGAAACCCAAGCTCAACAAGATTTCACCGATTGCCGGCGCCAAGAAATGGTTCTCGGTCAAGAACTATGTGGAGTTCTTAAAGGGGATTTTGAAAATCACCATCGTCGGCATCATGGGGGTGATTATGCTGGCCCCTGAGGCCAACCGTGTGGACACGATGCCCGGTGTGCCTTTCAGTCATCTCCTGACCGACGTTCATGACCTGATCTTGCGATTGCTGGTCGGTGCCTTGGCGATCCTGTTCATCATTACCATTGCGGATATTTTCTTCCAGCGGTTCAATCACACCAAACAACTGCGAATGACCAAGCAGGAGGTAAAGGAGGAATTCAAGAATGCAGAAGGTGACCCCCATGTGAAAGGGCGTTTGCGTCAAATCCGTGCCGAGCGCGCGCGTCAGCGCATGATGCAGGCCGTGCCTGAGGCGGATGTCGTGGTAACAAACCCGACCCACTTTGCGGTTGCTTTGGCCTACAAGCAGAATGAAATGGACGCACCGAAAGTTGTGGCAAAGGGGCAGGACGTCCTTGCCTTCAAGATTCGAGAGATTGCCGAAGAGCATGACGTGGCAATCGTGGAAAACCCGCCACTGGCCCGTGCGCTTTATGCAAGCGTTGAGATTGATGAAGTCATCCCGGAGGAACACTACAAGGCTGTCGCGGAAGTGATATCCTACGTTTTCTCGCTCAAGAACCGAAAAGGTGTCAGGTGATCACTGAAGAGCCGCATTCAATGGAAGATGAAACCGTGCGGGTGACCAAGCCATTGCCGGGGCCAGGTTTCTTTACACGGGGCAGGCTGTTGGCGGTGGCGCTGGTCCTGACTTTGGTTGCCCTGTCTGCCTTTATGTTCGCCAGTCGTGTGCCGCTGCAACTGACCGTTGTGAGCCTGGGGCTGGTTGGCGTATTTGGCGGCTATTGCCTGTTTTGCCTGAACCGTCTCCAGGAAGGCATTGGACGCGCGCGCGATCGGCTGAACCTGTTGGCGGAGATGGAGGACAACCGGAACATCGGGGCCGCCGTCGAAGATGAGGAAGGCAATGTCGTCTACGCGAATGCCCGCTTTCGGGAATGGTTCCCCGCCTGTGAGAACGGATTGATTGGTGCCGTCGCGGAAGGCTTGTCCGGCAATGCCTCCGTTACGCCGGATGTGCTGATAAAGATGCGTATGCGGGCGTTGAAAGGACGGAAGGGACGGGAGGAAATATCCAACGGGCAGCGCGGTAACGACCTCTGGTACGAAGTTTCCGTCGTGCCGATGGATAACGGAATGCTGTCCTGGCAATTCCGTGAGGCAACGGAAAGGCGTCGCCAGATCGAACGCGCAGGCAGCCGGCTTGATTTATTGTCCCGTGCGCTTGAAGGGGCGCCGTTTGGCATTGTGATGCTGGACGATGCCATGAAGGTGGTTGAGGTCAATAAGGCATTCCGGTCGATTGTTAACGGGCAACCGGTGGCCGGAAAGTCTTTTATGGACCTGATCGACCCGGACGACCACGCCACCGTGACCGCCTATTTCGACCTTTGCCGTTCGGAAGACGGACATGGACCGGCCAATGGGGTTGATGCGCGGGTGGCCAATATTGCGGACTGTACCATTACCATCAACGCGGTGAGGGCCGTCACCACACGGGATCCGGAACCGGGCTTCCTTGTTCATGTGCTGGACGTAACTGAACGCAAACAGTTGGAAACACAATTCGCGCAGTCCCAGAAGATGCAGGCCGTCGGCCAGCTGGCAGGCGGGGTCGCACATGACTTCAACAACATGCTGACCGCCATGATCGGGTTCTGCGATCTGCTGCTGCAACGCCACCAGCCGGGTGATCCCTCTTTCGCCGATACGATGCAGATCAAACAGAATGCGAACCGGGCCGCCGGTCTGGTGCGTCAGCTCCTCGCCTTTTCGCGGCAGCAGCGGGTGCAGCCGCGCATCCTGAGCGTAACCGATGTTCTGGCGGAATTGTCGATGTTGCTGCGCCGTTTGCTTGGTGAAACGATTGACCTAGAGATGATTCACGGGCGCGAACTGGGCCGGGTCAAGATGGACCAGGTTCAGTTGGAACAGGTGATCATCAACCTTGCGGTGAACGCAAGGGATGCCATGCCGCATGGCGGCAAGCTGATTATCCAGACCGATAACTTCGCCGCGGGCAAACCCTATCAGCTGCGCGGGGAGACGATGCCACCCGGCGACTATGTGATGATCAGCGTGACCGATACCGGAATCGGTATCGAAAAAGAAGATATGGATCATATTTTTGAACCTTTCTTCACGACCAAGGATGTCGGGCAGGGAACCGGTCTGGGGCTGTCGATGGTCTTCGGGAGCATTCGCCAGGCAGGTGGTTTTGTGGTTGCCCATAGCGCGGGTAAGGGCAAAGGCGCGAGCTTTATCCTTTATCTCAAGCGGGTGGCCGACGAAGAGGTGCAGGCCGCGGATGTGGAAGCCGATACGGATCCGGGCGTTGCTGATGTGACCGGGGGCGGCCGGATTCTTCTGGTGGAAGATGAGGATGCGGTCCGGCTCTTTGCAGCCCGTGCTCTGCGGTCCAAGGGGTATAAGGTCGTTGAGGCGCGAACGGGCGAATCCGCCCTGGAGATATTGGACGGTGAGGAAGGGGATTTCGATCTGCTGGTGACGGATATGATGATGCCCCGCGTCGACGGGGTGACGGTTATCAAGCATGCTCGGAAGAAAACGCCCTCTTTGCCCGTTATCTGTATCTCCGGCTATACGCAGGATGCCCTGGCCAAGGAGGTTGCGGATTTGCCGCGCCTTCATTTCCTCCCCAAGCCGTTCAGCCTGAAACAACTGGCTGGCAAGGTTAAGGGGGCAATGGAAAGCGGAGGCGATTCGCCAACCGGGCGCGTTTGAAGAATCGGTTTCGAAACATATTTTTGTGAAGGATAAACGGTCTGTTGACCGGACATGTCGTGGCAAGTGCTTGAATTCAAGCCGTTTTGGATGTTCTCTGGTGAGAACAAAAAAAGAACTTGTTAATGAGAACAAAACTTGTACACTAACCCGCGTTGCATCGGGAAACGGCCTGTGACAAAAGGGAAGGTGGACTATGTCGCAATCGACTTTGCGTTTGGTGGATAAGGACACAATGGATAAACAAAAGGCATTGGAAGCGGCGCTCAGCCAGATCGAGCGATCCTTCGGTAAAGGGTCGATCATGAAGCTCGGT
The Aestuariispira ectoiniformans genome window above contains:
- a CDS encoding EscU/YscU/HrcU family type III secretion system export apparatus switch protein, translating into MPASPPSKNGDNLESFLGSEKPSEVAPPSESEKDDSVAVALSYDPSDKERAPSILASGKGALAERILAEAEAHGIPVHKDADLVQILAATEIGDEIPVEAFIAVAEILRYVYAANGKKLGGD
- a CDS encoding FliO/MopB family protein produces the protein MTDVIGVGDLLRFVLALVFVVGLIGLLALLFKRYGGGLAFGGGPGGIRRLSIREALAIDARHRLVLVRRDGKEHLLLLGPQGAVVVESGIDARDAIEKITQDNQGPQTDRPTPASRFQHLLGGITAKRDGKGGQGPDKG
- the flgB gene encoding flagellar basal body rod protein FlgB is translated as MSLQSSPLYSMLGDKMNWLTERQRVISQNIANSDTPGYRAKEIADLDFSKSLRAANHSLALERTDGGHIPSPKEREDFRVSRQGRPYEVSPSGNAVILEEQMMKMNETTADYNLATSLFKKYQGLYQIALGSGR
- a CDS encoding hybrid sensor histidine kinase/response regulator, which gives rise to MEDETVRVTKPLPGPGFFTRGRLLAVALVLTLVALSAFMFASRVPLQLTVVSLGLVGVFGGYCLFCLNRLQEGIGRARDRLNLLAEMEDNRNIGAAVEDEEGNVVYANARFREWFPACENGLIGAVAEGLSGNASVTPDVLIKMRMRALKGRKGREEISNGQRGNDLWYEVSVVPMDNGMLSWQFREATERRRQIERAGSRLDLLSRALEGAPFGIVMLDDAMKVVEVNKAFRSIVNGQPVAGKSFMDLIDPDDHATVTAYFDLCRSEDGHGPANGVDARVANIADCTITINAVRAVTTRDPEPGFLVHVLDVTERKQLETQFAQSQKMQAVGQLAGGVAHDFNNMLTAMIGFCDLLLQRHQPGDPSFADTMQIKQNANRAAGLVRQLLAFSRQQRVQPRILSVTDVLAELSMLLRRLLGETIDLEMIHGRELGRVKMDQVQLEQVIINLAVNARDAMPHGGKLIIQTDNFAAGKPYQLRGETMPPGDYVMISVTDTGIGIEKEDMDHIFEPFFTTKDVGQGTGLGLSMVFGSIRQAGGFVVAHSAGKGKGASFILYLKRVADEEVQAADVEADTDPGVADVTGGGRILLVEDEDAVRLFAARALRSKGYKVVEARTGESALEILDGEEGDFDLLVTDMMMPRVDGVTVIKHARKKTPSLPVICISGYTQDALAKEVADLPRLHFLPKPFSLKQLAGKVKGAMESGGDSPTGRV
- the flgC gene encoding flagellar basal body rod protein FlgC: MDDLKTAFFVAGSGMRAQGTRLRVISENVANKDSTANEPGGDPYRRKVVTFQNILDREIDANTVHVRRIGEDLSPFQLQYDPSHPAADANGYVKRPNVNSMLEMTDMREAQRSYEANLSVIEATKTMVTNTIDLLK
- the fliR gene encoding flagellar biosynthetic protein FliR, with protein sequence MHFYSELVPLEFFKFALVFCRIGAFLMIMPTIGESYISPRVRLLFSLMMTLVVTPVLAKNLPEMPVTIAGLAVLVGIEILIGLFLAQIMRILTTALSTAGTVIAFVTGFSNAMLFNPLISSQGSLHSVLLSMLGSVLILATDMHHLMLRAIIDSYQLFAPGVMPVVGDMADTIAKTVAKSFLMGMQLASPFLLLSIMYNVLLGLLARLMPQLQVFFIGLPLQIMMGVTALAIGISGLMIWFLRYFAEGISPFLSIG
- the fliQ gene encoding flagellar biosynthesis protein FliQ — translated: MNEQEILDFAREAIFTLLKLGVPVMLTGLAVGLVVAVFQALTQIQEMTLTFVPKIIVVFLSLLVLMPWMLGTMSDFMALIVDKIVNIQ
- the fliP gene encoding flagellar type III secretion system pore protein FliP (The bacterial flagellar biogenesis protein FliP forms a type III secretion system (T3SS)-type pore required for flagellar assembly.) produces the protein MKASNTRQAKSRILLQELKRFALAAVALAFPLALLFWGLPAEAQSINIDIGEGGTVTGRLVQLVALLTVLSLAPSAMVMVTSFTRIVIVLSLLRTALGAQQSPPNAVLISLALFMTFFIMQPTLQQSYNDGIAPLIEEQITEEEAFDRTMAPLHAFMMRHVRPHDLQLFMDVGQIDAVEDPSQTPLRALIPAFMISELKRAFEIGFLLFIPFLIIDMVIASVLMSMGMMMLPPVMISLPFKLIFFVLVDGWYLVVGSLVKSFNPV
- the fliE gene encoding flagellar hook-basal body complex protein FliE; the protein is MAVNPADAAAAYRANALKAVKGMDGGDDAKTQPSSAFMDMVKGALHETIDANREAEKVSMDAVAGRADMTDVVTAVAHAENTLRTVVTVRDRIISAYQEILRMPI
- the flhB gene encoding flagellar biosynthesis protein FlhB, with product MSDSDSSDKTEEPTSKRLSDARKKGQVPMSRELNTWMMLFGVAIILAMMAPGVMNDLKVLLRNHIEMSYQLSLGPSEIGSYLVGMLVALLKILAGPFLLLVIFALFSGMSQNGILFATEQLKPKLNKISPIAGAKKWFSVKNYVEFLKGILKITIVGIMGVIMLAPEANRVDTMPGVPFSHLLTDVHDLILRLLVGALAILFIITIADIFFQRFNHTKQLRMTKQEVKEEFKNAEGDPHVKGRLRQIRAERARQRMMQAVPEADVVVTNPTHFAVALAYKQNEMDAPKVVAKGQDVLAFKIREIAEEHDVAIVENPPLARALYASVEIDEVIPEEHYKAVAEVISYVFSLKNRKGVR
- a CDS encoding tetratricopeptide repeat protein; the protein is MSLSRVIAKRLAILSFVGGAVLLGGVSWAQEAIRTRGWSHEDFGRLVFDWTQPVGYQAELKNGALVVRFDAAIASDFSKALQRLNGYLASADLSKDGRSVRFRLKQPVTLKSFKNGNSVVIDLKPSKADATKKAETAPSPLSVRVGVHDKYTRFVFDWPVPVDYDVAENGRDLTIGFNKNATLDTAGLARDLPSGYGSPRFKTDKGRSELMLRLPENSQVRHFKNGMKVVLDVLADEAAKDEAKAASAKPEQTVVAPKSGLLPNAQEKPEMAGSGDKPPKDASAPTSLTPPDEGKATAGQEPAPMKEEAQVMPSPSQDVTDEAAMPAAMQEKSDETGTASKAAAVMVEPDKKAEVDLQGPAPVSLVFQWPEEVGAAAFRRGNNVWIVFDRRAPINLVPLRQQGEPLIERIDQLEVAGSTVLRLRTRPGVNPFAKRDGYDWVFDFRKAPIAPHHQILIQAQADATVGPQLLFPVAEPGSIINLYDPDVGDTLRIATYKDPGYGVTGERTYPEFAILPSAQGLVIQTLSDKVLFDRDLNGFELSSPEGLHISAVSPEMPVSTGAKLSSKRLFDFKNWAQGGLGDYYDAEQRLFRAVTEVPAEKKTDARLDLARFYAARGRGAEAVGVIRTVEMNDPDVAARPDFRALRGVSHFLNREYEKARRDFDDPRLDGFSEIAIWRGATLAKLDEWNESARQFRAGDSLLREYPYPLLGRLGLERVEAALATRDLQTAENWMAYLDKKPEDLRRGELATLRYDQARVDLTNKDVEGARDIWNELAHGDDRRTAVRAEYALINLGLKQGDLTVDEAVKRLEKLRFKWRGDDFELGVLRRLGELHIANNDYMSGLEIMRMAVTYFPNKPEAQKLAERMVDIFRSLYLDGKADKLPPLRALAIYDEFRELTPSGADGDRMVELLADRLIAVDLLDRATTLLDHQVKFRLTGEEKARVGAKLALIQLLDGKSEDAITTLRQTNFPQLPRDLQDDRRRLLAKAYFETGNKDEAIKLLAGDISQEADMLRRDIYWSDENWAEVAKVLQRLAGDPPDDPVVGVPDDKARYVLNWAVALRLNNDEDGLKLLDELFGKAMQYSSLASTYQFVAKPIDNGSSAKLQDTIQQLADSDLFNAFMNNYRDKLLKEPGKAAGQS